In Microplitis mediator isolate UGA2020A chromosome 2, iyMicMedi2.1, whole genome shotgun sequence, a single window of DNA contains:
- the LOC130663894 gene encoding uncharacterized protein LOC130663894, with translation MKRKESNWPAEIVNTAKVSLNEEVAFDDVDQEINGGDKASEVNVSSDDEVDEDLEAEYQRLNSILDLPADTYSLTQFKTNLTLSKYDARSGSTHMFMHKFSPFSRGLQGAAIAIAAYVTTSLLKAQLWNEIVIDQILEDGDTYYCNSYKQLLTEDRRALTVCELENSLIIQQTHRAKIIIGDAVYTGVFRPETPTDLHLIKALKLFFNNYSSGILTSAHLNISIWRDNNYNIFDAQPRSDNLVPDSSGTAKLIILPNLASVLYIILEKSNLKNGYFVLYPIKIVSVVRIDDSESVSQDNYKFKNKSMPPEIKKHSSGYDIQGPRALVRASIHITHNNVPEIIRGHSHLIIALSALIYSRLINANKWTTPVIDLIFNQSHIYFVDLLRVLNKKIDHTFNLSIDEILTDIFLGVYRAKIKIQDNVIPGQAKKAKGKSKLTLEDGISELFTTYQCGVLEIKKTFYALWKSGDKFYFLDPFGCDRQGFRVDESDASSENPLIVERFNEAVACVMMHNSIDELVEIILENTSSTEKDPFILHGIKVLYVKAETEGLENEIIYREPKTNRRPEPEVVIPSCEQIAKQINVDDVPKPRAYAEKTRDKENQYPELFENAHSYLMEKENLINENNEIYEKNKFYKVVNPRRLILHASKNCFAEDYDESLRGRQGLLMALSAMLFSKLKNSSLWTGYDLNKIMDLGNQVCFNFLNKNSGESDEESEEDDDEDEDDDDDEDEDDDDDDEEEEEEEDDDEDEEEEDDDEISYKDISKIPNKIKFEKNTLNLKKKKSIIEGNAEPIVNIGEALERYFKKYNELIMENRELVYGIWKQDGLYFLFNPYGSDEEGWRLRDYPASFAVTDSINELVDLLYGILEFNDRKFVFHFVHVQSVQPNKYVADDIEEPSIFEKYQTIFLPLTDDDLLALEESKKEEFQEEEEEEEDDDDDDDEEDDDDEEDDDDDDDEEDEEETGDEETKDTDDTENKREEIIELDPLLEISEQEPIISPDQLNLYLLTTNVNLEEEEISIETKEALEYEKLKYNHPPPYVLPNEKVLEILLSAKKALQSVPSLVSCFSIDSKLAVKMNFTTTDLPPEPIAVNTLKENKSKMIRLSLNKYFYSRIPPVGYTPLRAINEKFIHDKKEESINHNKSIQGIEKRKSNFVSYKQEIPGDDNARISPTIIPLGPIIQTPTPVKKIKPCTENNQTRNLSKNYVKNELLNKLICNTEDVIFDLIFPKFYSDEYDETCEDENIKEDLDIAVEKDDNEEEVKEVLTEVPEIFVETADKNLIVRGFESLKNRDSKNDCQFKSCFFAAILCILAKIQLSLEFFSNDLIDDLILSAEELFGEAGLSKYLLQRWFYTIQIFGVGFRILLNQEIYAEPDIYEVDELSRVLENFFKNNSTGIIVFENASFAFWFSNNRYYLFDPYSCDENGSANEEGLACFLEFLSMENLIKKIQSNSGVDIFMPYRIYTLNIKRLEWLSDKNKKRVKKNNKIAELVTDDNQVTEEEFIEEINETISENSSLIELSKWTKSKKINLLDYDKEINGFAPLKNLNASIFEVKVIENDITRLNNPPFKMMNFSSPSQSLSADKKEEDPLRPLGNMTKKSPSPSELMTMRRKPFDRKFNQHSILLLPLDLCIMAWSCIHEPYLWGARTIQSIYEASRDLAFDSILAAQDSSVSDMTDGLLTDFDIANYHFHAVFAPIHTGILYKTQGWNLAMSLDKIFTTPIYTGATIVCGKAHLGVMKIGDNFYLWWASIGDKIFKIITSTILEDLLKIIVFVIDESEETEFKIRIITISYAQKMDPDCLDTFGLHDSLVPTSLPQIHRRDSENYNYNLKNILRPVLPRYHPIFIIGTVGYQNFEQIKEPNIKRCYFAALLSVLMKRDIIKNPVASVIDKIIQIAENIYREFENPKYHREHIIRNVTIMNRIFDFRDTASPLHELAPNPDNKNDNFKLLKKELQKHFKKYNDGILHLTNCCYGFWYSQSTNTYYYLDPYKNNYQGKRVTNGAGCLGIFPCIDKMIKAILVNSVQNTTGFFIHRINVESINVLSREKFIEDPMWVYLDYHWSFSHSLMSDKFNSKSKRKKNKSQVCKSLRELNNDDKFDIKMWNNYVIEVPNLIYSIWGTIGAYDKRFGERGGKNQPAICVTVLAMQFLCNPSNWDASILDSSVIYGDFFYIDSFKSRAGNFKNSNAFNLNKNLKILPYTWTIDYGAPKCGVLYGDDGRLTLAAALKLILNESSNFLIKCANAVIGVLSKPDGYYAVDPGWTGPPLFQRHRGAIYALRCRNINALVYAITKIINTNQREEFFILPLKFYFKQSCNESQTSKTINNKLFNINTNTYPSVAKDCRKNLSIAGNEDIYTRYRNNVKRGLGCKSNGENSHTPSLVPQINAASFKNITVSTDWHKNIGKRRVNLPKNDSKKRNKNASKFLSCDDYPKVVDFLSNKPEAPQKTKKFFSKQLKQSDEILQPIDYYRKRKFLNDKSKREFKMQTIDMRDDYYKNYRHRVAFNLDDTIYHNDNDGGNEEEEEKENEEDGEEEEKEGEGEEEEEEEGKEEIETNEDLS, from the exons atgaagcGAAAGGAGTCAAATTGGCCAGCAGAGATCGTTAATACTGCCAAGGTTTCATTGAATGAGGAAGTGGCATTCGATGATGTCGATCAAGAAATTAATGGTGGTGATAAAGCATCCGAGGTGAATGTATCCAGCGACGATGAAGTCGATGAGGATCTTGAGGCCGAATATCAGAGGCTTAACAGTATCCTGGATCTACCAGCAGATACTTATTCTCTTACACAATTCAAAACAAATCTTACTTTGTCTAAATATGATGCACGTTCAGGTTCTACTCATATGTTTATGCATAAATTTTCACCATTTTCTCGTGGtttacaa GGTGCTGCGATAGCAATCGCCGCGTACGTAACAACAAGTCTGTTGAAGGCTCAACTCTGGAACGAGATAGTGATCGATCAAATACTTGAGGACGGCGACACGTACTACTGTAACTCTTACAAACAATTGTTAACTGAAGACCGTCGCGCTCTAACAGTTTGTGAATTAGAAAACTCTCTAATTATTCAGCAAACTCATAGagctaaaataataatcggtGATGCCGTTTACACGGGAGTATTTCGTCCAGAAACACCCACCgatttacatttaataaaagccttgaaattattttttaataattactcatCAGGAATTCTGACGTCAgctcatttaaatatatctatttGGCGTGATAACAATTACAACATCTTCGATGCTCAGCCGAGATCTGATAACTTGGTACCTGATTCAAGCGGAACTGCTAAATTGATAATACTTCCTAATCTTGCGTCTGTATTGtacattattttagaaaagagtaatttaaaaaacggttaCTTTGTTTTGTACCCAATTAAAATTGTCTCGGTCGTAAGAATCGACGATAGCGAGTCAGTATCAcaagataattataaatttaaaaacaagtcAATGCCACCAGAGATTAAAAAACATTCAAGTGGTTATGATATTCAAGGTCCCCGAGCTCTTGTCAGAGCCAGTATTCATATAACTCATAATAATGTACCTGAAATAATTCGCGGTCACTCCCATCTTATTATCGCATTGAGCGCTTTAATATATTCACGATTAATTAATGCCAATAAATGGACAACTCCCgttattgatttaattttcaatcaatctcacatatattttgttgATTTACTTCGcgttcttaataaaaaaattgatcataCATTCAACTTATCAATTGACGAAATATTAACGGATATTTTTTTGGGTGTCTATAGagctaaaattaaaattcaagataATGTTATTCCAGGACAAGCGAAAAAGGCTAAAGGTAAAAGCAAACTTACTCTTGAAGATGGAATAAGTGAATTGTTTACGACTTACCAGTGCGGAgttttagaaattaaaaaaacattttacgCTCTATGGAAAAGCggcgataaattttattttttagatccATTTGGTTGCGATCGTCAAGGATTTAGGGTCGATGAGTCAGACGCATCGTCAGAAAATCCTCTAATAGTTGAGCGATTTAATGAAGCTGTTGCATGCGTTATGATGCATAATTCAATAGATGAACtcgttgaaataattttagaaaatacaTCAAGTACTGAAAAAGATCCTTTTATTTTACATGGCATTAAAGTTCTTTATGTTAAAGCCGAGACTGAAGGTTtggaaaatgaaattatttatcgtgAACCCAAAACTAATCGTCGACCAGAACCAGAAGTTGTAATCCCTTCTTGTGAACAGATTGCTAAGCAAATAAATGTTGATGACGTACCTAAGCCACGTGCTTATGCTGAAAAGACTAGGGATAAAGAAAATCAGTATCCGGAGTTGTTTGAAAATGCGCACAGTTATTTGATggagaaagaaaatttaattaatgaaaataatgaaatttatgagaaaaataaattttataaggttGTAAATCCACGACGTTTAATATTACATGCTAGCAAAAATTGTTTTGCTGAAGATTATGATGAAAGTTTACGAGGTCGTCAAGGGTTATTAATGGCACTCAGTGCAATgttgttttcaaaattaaaaaattcttcattGTGGACTGGGTatgatttaaacaaaataatggATCTTGGTAATCAAgtttgtttcaattttttaaataaaaattctggtGAAAGTGATGAAGAATCTgaagaagatgatgatgaagatgaagatgatgatgatgacgaagATGAAgacgacgatgatgatgatgaggaagaggaagaggaagaagatgatgatgaagatgaGGAAGAggaagatgatgatgaaatTTCTTACAAAGACATTTCGAAAATTCCTAACAAaataaagtttgaaaaaaatacattaaatttaaagaaaaaaaaatcaattattgaaGGAAATGCTGAGCCGATAGTTAATATTGGAGAAGCATTggaaagatattttaaaaaatacaatgaaCTGATAATGGAAAATAGAGAACTGGTTTATGGAATATGGAAACAAGATggcttgtattttttatttaatccttATGGATCTGATGAAGAAGGCTGGAGATTAAGGGATTATCCTGCTTCATTTGCTGTTACTGACAGTATTAATGAATTAGTTGATTTGCTTTATGGTATCCTAGAGTttaatgacagaaaatttgtttttcactTTGTACATGTACAGTCTGTACAGCCGAATAAATATGTCGCAGATGATATTGAAGAGCCTAGCATATTTGAGAAATATCAGACCATATTTTTACCTCTGACGGATGATGATTTGTTGGCTTTGGAAGAAAGTAAGAAAGAAGAGTttcaagaagaagaagaagaagaagaagatgatgatgatgatgatgatgaggaagatgacgatgatgaagaagatgacgatgatgatgatgatgaagaagaTGAAGAGGAAACTGGAGATGAAGAAACGAAAGATACAGATGACACAGAAAATAAACGAGAAGAAATAATAGAATTAGATCCTTTGCTAGAAATTTCTGAACAAGAGCCAATAATTTCACCagatcaattaaatttatatctgtTGACAACAAATGTTAAtttagaagaagaagaaataaGTATTGAAACCAAAGAAGCACTTGAATATGAAAAACTTAAATACAATCATCCGCCGCCTTACGTACTTCCGAATGAAAAAGTACTTGAGATTCTTTTATCAGCAAAGAAAGCATTACAGTCAGTGCCTTCTTTAGTATCTTGTTTTTCAATCGATTCAAAGTTAGCTGTAAAAATGAACTTTACGACTACGGATTTACCACCGGAACCAATTGCCGTAAATACTTTAAaggaaaataaatcaaaaatgaTTCGTTTGTCGTTAAacaagtatttttattcacgaATTCCGCCTGTTGGGTACACACCCCTGCGAGCTATTAATGAAAAGTTTATTCATGACAAAAAGGAAGAGTCAATTAATCACAATAAATCCATCCAaggaattgaaaaaagaaaaagtaattttgtttCGTATAAACAAGAAATTCCTGGTGATGACAACGCACGAATTAGTCCAACAATTATTCCTCTTGGGCCAATTATTCAAACGCCTACGccggttaaaaaaataaaaccttgTACAGAAAATAACCAGACACgtaatttatctaaaaattatgttaagaatgaattattaaataaacttatttgcAATACGGAAGAtgttatttttgatttaatttttccaaaattttattctgatgAATATGACGAAACATGTGaagatgaaaatataaaagaagaTTTAGATATTGCTGTAGAGAAAGATGATAATGAAGAAGAAGTAAAAGAAGTTTTGACAGAAGTACcagaaatttttgttgaaactgcagataaaaatttgatagttCGAGGCTTTGAGTCTTTAAAAAATCGCGATAGTAAAAATGATTGTCAATTCAAATCATGTTTTTTTGCTGCGATCTTGTGCATTTTAGctaaaattcaattaagtttagaatttttcagcaatgatttaatagacgACTTAATTTTAAGTGCAGAAGAACTTTTTGGCGAAGCTGGACTGTCAAAGTATCTGCTTCAACGTTGGTTTTACACGATACAAATTTTTGGAGTAGGATTTAgaatattattaaatcaagaaatttaTGCTGAACCAGATATTTATGAAGTCGATGAACTGTCGCgtgtattagaaaatttttttaaaaacaattcaacTGGAATTATAGTTTTCGAGAATGCATCATTTGCATTTTGGTTTTCAAACAatcgttattatttatttgatccgTATTCGTGTGATGAAAATGGGTCCGCTAATGAAGAAGGCCTCGCGTGTTTTCTCGAGTTTCTTTCGATGGAAAActtgatcaaaaaaattcaatcaaacAGTGGGGTTGATATTTTCATGCCTTACAGAATTTACACACTCAATATAAAACGCTTAGAATGGCTgtctgataaaaataaaaaacgtgtAAAAAAGAATAACAAAATTGCAGAACTTGTTACTGATGATAATCAAGTGACAGAAGAAGAAtttattgaagaaataaaCGAAACTATATCGGAAAATTCATCACTTATTGAACTGTCTAAATGGACTAAaagcaagaaaataaatttgcttGACTATGACAAGGAAATTAATGGTTTTGctccattaaaaaatttaaatgcatCAATTTTCGAAGTTAAAGTAATAGAAAATGATATTACGCGACTTAATAATCCTCCATTTAAAATGATGAATTTTTCGTCTCCGTCTCAGTCTTTGTCTGCTGATAAAAAAGAAGAAGATCCTTTAAGGCCTTTAGGGAACATGACAAAGAAATCCCCAAGTCCATCAGAATTGATGACAATGAGAAGAAAGCCATTTGACAGAAAATTCAACCAGCACTCTATTCTTTTACTCCCACTTGATTTATGTATCATGGCATGGTCGTGTATTCACGAGCCTTATTTGTGGGGTGCAAGAACAATTCAGTCAATATACGAAGCCAGTAGAGATTTAGCTTTTGACAGTATTCTTGCAGCTCAAGATTCATCCGTAAGTGACATGACAGACGGGCTTCTAACTGATTTTGATATCGCAAATTATCATTTTCACGCTGTTTTCGCTCCTATACACACCGGTATACTTTACAAAACACAGGGATGGAATTTAGCAATGTcacttgataaaatttttacaacccCTATTTATACAGGAGCTACAATCGTATGCGGAAAAGCTCATTTGGGTGTTATGAAAATAGgcgataatttttatctatgGTGGGCAAGTATcggtgataaaatatttaaaataattacatcgACTATTTTAgaagatttattgaaaataattgttttcgTTATTGACGAATCTGAAGaaacagaatttaaaataagaatCATAACTATTTCTTATGCTCAAAAAATGGACCCTGATTGTTTGGACACATTCGGTTTACATGATTCATTAGTACCCACTTCTTTGCCTCAAATTCATCGTAGAgatagtgaaaattataattacaatttgaaaaatattttgcgaCCAGTATTACCGCGCTATCACCCAATTTTCATTATTGGCACAGTCGgctatcaaaattttgaacaaataaaagAACCCAATATCAAACGTTGTTATTTTGCTGCCTTACTTTCAGTTCTAATGAAACGTGACATAATAAAAAACCCCGTCGCGAgtgtaattgataaaataattcaaattgctGAGAATATTTACCGAGAATTTGAAAACCCGAAATATCACAGGGAACATATTATCCGAAATGTCACTATAATGAatagaatttttgattttcgcGACACCGCATCTCCTTTGCACGAACTAGCTCCCAATCctgacaataaaaatgataattttaaattattaaaaaaagaactacaaaaacactttaaaaaatacaatgacGGAATTTTACATTTAACGAACTGTTGCTACGGTTTTTGGTACTCGCAGTCAACGAATACTTATTATTACTTAGAtccttataaaaataattatcagggCAAAAGAGTAACTAACGGAGCCGGTTGCTTAGGAATTTTTCCTTGTATCGACAAAATGATAAAAGCTATTTTAGTTAATAGTGTCCAAAATACAACaggtttttttattcaccgcATTAACGTCGAATCAATAAACGTTTTgagccgggaaaaatttatcgaaGATCCCATGTGGGTTTATTTAGATTACCATTGGAGTTTCAGTCATTCATTGATGtccgataaatttaattccaagtcaaagcgtaaaaaaaataaatctcaaGTGTGTAAATCActtagagaattaaataatgatgataaatttgatattaaaatgtgGAATAATTATGTCATTGAAGTTCCTAATTTGATTTACTCAATCTGGGGAACTATCGGCGCTTATGATAAAAGATTCGGAGAACGTGGAGGCAAAAATCAACCGGCTATTTGTGTAACGGTACTTGCAATGCAGTTTTTATGTAATCCGTCAAATTGGGACGCATCGATACTCGATTCATCAGTAATTTacggtgattttttttacatcgatAGTTTTAAATCACGGGcgggtaattttaaaaattcaaatgcatTTAAtctcaacaaaaatttaaaaatattaccgTACACTTGGACAATTGACTACGGGGCTCCGAAATGTGGAGTTTTATATGGCGATGACGGGAGATTGACCTTAGCAGCAGCgctcaaattaattttgaatgaatcatcaaattttttgataaaatgtgCTAATGCAGTCATCGGTGTTTTGTCAAAACCCGACGGTTATTATGCCGTTGATCCCGGCTGGACCGGACCGCCTTTATTTCAAAGACATCGCGGCGCTATTTATGCACTACGTTGTAGAAATATTAATGCTCTTGTGTATGcaattactaaaattataaacactAATCAGCgggaagaattttttattttacctctcaagttttatttcaaacaaaGTTGCAATGAAAGTCAAACGTCCaaaacaataaacaataaattgtttaatattaatactaatACTTACCCTAGTGTTGCCAAGgattgtagaaaaaatttaagtattgcTGGTAATGAAGACATTTATACAAGATACCGTAATAATGTCAAACGAGGTCTTGGTTGTAAATCAAATGGAGAAAATTCTCATACGCCTTCACTTGTACCGCAAATAAATGCCgcgtcatttaaaaatataactgtCAGTACTGACTGGCATAAAAATATTGGAAAACGTCGCGTTAATTTACcgaaaaatgattcaaaaaaacgaaataaaaacgCGAGTAAATTTTTGTCTTGCGATGACTATCCAAAAGTTGTAGATTTTTTGAGTAATAAACCGGAAGCTCCTCAGAAgactaagaaattttttagcaaaCAATTGAAAcaatctgatgaaattttacaGCCGATTGATTATTATCgcaaacgaaaatttttaaatgataaaagtaAACGGGAATTTAAGATGCAGACAATAGATATGAGGgatgattattataaaaattataggcATCGAGTAGCTTTCAATTTAGATGACACTATTTatcataatgataatgatggtggtaatgaagaagaagaagaaaaagaaaatgaagaagatggagaagaagaagaaaaagaaggagaaggagaagaagaagaagaagaagaaggaaaAGAAGAAATTGAAACAAATGaagatttatcataa